One region of Cyanobium sp. M30B3 genomic DNA includes:
- a CDS encoding DUF1800 family protein, producing MNVNPCSTIEDRPARARCRREAGRTLQDRWLQRLAFGPQPERARLVQLWSGIFPVSWRQLGHPALLELQLATIESKLNGSFGALLAAMVLDPALQISLNGPSNQRSRPNENLARELLELFSVGEGHFREADVREAARALSGYQLSREGRLVLNPGRHDPGLKTILGRTAAFDGPSLAAWLAAQPATARHICGRVWRTLLGGLPPVSRLNALAEDWRRRDLSLPWLMQALLDSPEARVAQGQRLQEPILVVTRSLALLGSRHPDALQIARSHLPRMGQPVLDPPSVKGWPVNEEWINLGWLQARRRGLAALLADEEVWASAAPPPRLSASLPSRAPLSVDLPAPADRTHLGLLFADPVWQLT from the coding sequence TTGAACGTCAACCCATGCAGCACCATTGAGGATCGTCCCGCCAGGGCGCGCTGCCGGAGAGAGGCTGGCCGCACACTCCAGGACCGCTGGTTGCAACGGCTCGCCTTTGGTCCCCAACCCGAGCGAGCCCGGCTGGTGCAGCTATGGAGCGGCATTTTCCCGGTGAGTTGGCGCCAGCTGGGTCATCCGGCCTTGCTGGAGCTGCAGTTGGCCACGATCGAGTCAAAGCTCAATGGCAGCTTCGGTGCGTTGCTCGCCGCCATGGTGCTCGATCCGGCGCTGCAGATCTCCCTCAACGGCCCCAGCAATCAGAGGTCCAGGCCCAACGAGAACCTGGCCAGGGAGTTGCTGGAGCTGTTCAGCGTGGGTGAGGGCCACTTCCGTGAGGCCGATGTGCGAGAGGCGGCCCGGGCGTTGAGCGGTTACCAGCTCAGCCGGGAGGGGCGCCTGGTGCTCAACCCCGGTCGCCATGATCCGGGCTTGAAAACCATTCTGGGTCGCACTGCTGCCTTCGATGGCCCCAGCCTGGCGGCCTGGCTGGCGGCTCAGCCCGCCACCGCGCGTCACATCTGCGGTCGCGTCTGGCGCACGTTGCTGGGGGGGCTGCCGCCGGTATCCCGGCTGAACGCGCTGGCGGAGGACTGGCGCCGCCGGGATCTCTCCTTGCCCTGGCTGATGCAGGCCCTTCTGGATTCACCAGAAGCCCGTGTTGCCCAAGGGCAGCGCCTGCAGGAGCCGATTCTGGTGGTGACCCGCAGCCTGGCCCTGCTGGGAAGTCGTCATCCCGACGCGTTGCAGATCGCCCGCAGCCACCTTCCCCGCATGGGCCAGCCGGTGCTGGATCCGCCTTCGGTCAAGGGCTGGCCAGTGAATGAGGAGTGGATCAATCTGGGGTGGCTGCAGGCCCGCCGTCGCGGTCTGGCGGCCCTGCTTGCCGATGAGGAGGTCTGGGCTTCGGCGGCACCCCCGCCCCGGCTCTCGGCCTCGCTTCCATCGCGAGCCCCCCTCAGTGTCGACCTGCCTGCTCCGGCGGATAGGACCCACCTGGGCTTGCTGTTTGCCGATCCGGTGTGGCAACTCACATGA
- the gmd gene encoding GDP-mannose 4,6-dehydratase produces the protein MPHDLETGPGKTALITGITGQDGSYLAELLLEKGYSVHGIKRRASSFNTTRIDHLYQDPHEQDQRLTLHYGDLTDSTNLIRIIQQVQPDEIYNLGAQSHVAVSFEAPEYTANSDALGTLRILEAVRMLGLSGKTRIYQASTSELYGLVQEIPQKESTPFYPRSPYGVAKLYAYWITVNYREAYGMYACNGILFNHESPRRGETFVTRKITRGLARIDAGLDECLYMGNLDSLRDWGHARDYVEMQWRMLQQEGPPEDFVIATGRQESVRRFIELTALELGWGAIQWEGEGVNETGRRSTGEVVVRIDPRYFRPAEVETLLGDPSKAHAKLGWRPTTTLEQLVAEMVEHDKEEARKEALLRLKGFKVVGSMENPPTNPLTVEQARSGQG, from the coding sequence ATGCCTCACGACCTTGAGACAGGCCCCGGAAAGACAGCTCTGATCACCGGCATCACAGGCCAGGACGGCAGCTACCTGGCCGAACTGCTGCTGGAGAAGGGCTACAGCGTGCACGGCATCAAGCGGCGGGCGAGCAGCTTCAACACCACGCGGATCGATCATCTTTATCAGGATCCCCACGAGCAGGACCAGCGGCTGACGCTGCACTACGGCGACTTAACGGACAGCACCAACCTGATCCGGATCATCCAGCAGGTGCAGCCGGATGAAATCTACAACCTGGGTGCCCAGAGCCACGTGGCGGTGAGCTTCGAGGCGCCGGAATACACGGCCAACAGCGACGCGCTGGGCACGCTGCGGATCCTGGAGGCGGTGCGGATGCTGGGCCTGAGCGGCAAAACCCGCATCTACCAGGCCAGCACCAGCGAGCTCTATGGCCTGGTGCAGGAGATTCCCCAGAAAGAGAGCACGCCGTTCTATCCGCGCAGCCCCTACGGCGTGGCCAAGCTCTATGCCTACTGGATCACGGTGAACTACCGCGAGGCCTACGGCATGTATGCCTGCAACGGCATTCTGTTCAACCACGAATCACCGCGGCGGGGCGAGACCTTCGTGACGCGCAAGATCACCCGCGGCCTGGCGCGGATCGATGCAGGCCTGGACGAGTGCCTGTACATGGGCAACCTCGATTCCCTGCGCGACTGGGGCCACGCCCGGGATTACGTGGAGATGCAGTGGCGGATGCTGCAGCAGGAGGGGCCACCGGAGGACTTCGTGATCGCCACCGGCCGGCAGGAGAGCGTGCGCCGCTTCATCGAGCTCACGGCCCTGGAGCTGGGCTGGGGAGCGATCCAGTGGGAGGGCGAGGGTGTGAACGAGACGGGCCGCCGCAGCACCGGCGAAGTGGTGGTGCGGATCGACCCGCGCTACTTCCGGCCGGCTGAGGTGGAAACCCTGCTGGGGGATCCGAGCAAGGCCCACGCCAAGCTGGGCTGGCGGCCCACCACCACCCTGGAGCAGCTGGTGGCGGAGATGGTGGAGCACGATAAGGAGGAAGCCCGCAAGGAGGCGCTGCTGCGGCTGAAGGGCTTCAAGGTGGTGGGCTCGATGGAGAATCCGCCCACCAACCCCCTGACGGTGGAACAGGCCCGGAGCGGGCAGGGTTGA
- a CDS encoding GDP-L-fucose synthase yields MAARNLLRSEDRIYVAGHRGMAGSAICRALQRAGYGQILTATRADLDLLDGPAVQHWFAEHQPTVVALAAAKVGGIQANNTYPADFLLDNLKIQNHVIEAAWRSGVRRLLFLGSSCIYPKFAAQPIREEALLTGALEPTNAWYALAKISGIKLCQALRLQHGFDAISLMPTNLYGPGDNYHPENSHVLPALIRRFQEAADSGAASVTCWGTGTPLREFLHADDLGEACVFALEHWDPSASGAPCDTKGAPLAFLNVGTGVDLSIRELAEAVAAATGFGGEILWDSSKPDGTPKKQLDVSRLVELGWRARIPLTEGLQQAVAAFRQERASGVMRAA; encoded by the coding sequence ATGGCCGCCCGCAACCTGCTCCGGTCCGAAGACCGCATCTACGTGGCCGGCCACCGCGGCATGGCCGGCAGCGCCATCTGCCGGGCCCTGCAGCGTGCTGGCTATGGTCAGATCCTCACGGCAACGCGCGCCGATCTCGATCTGCTCGATGGTCCGGCAGTGCAGCACTGGTTCGCCGAACATCAACCCACGGTGGTGGCCCTGGCGGCGGCCAAGGTGGGCGGCATTCAGGCCAACAACACCTACCCGGCGGATTTCCTGCTCGACAACCTCAAGATCCAGAACCATGTGATCGAGGCGGCCTGGCGCAGCGGCGTGCGCCGGCTACTGTTCCTTGGCAGCAGCTGCATCTATCCCAAGTTCGCCGCCCAGCCGATCCGGGAGGAGGCCCTGCTCACCGGCGCCCTCGAGCCCACCAATGCGTGGTATGCCCTGGCCAAGATCAGTGGCATCAAGCTCTGCCAGGCCCTGCGCCTGCAGCACGGCTTTGATGCCATCAGCCTGATGCCCACCAACCTCTACGGCCCGGGCGACAACTACCACCCCGAAAACAGCCACGTGCTGCCGGCCCTGATCCGCCGCTTCCAGGAGGCGGCGGACAGCGGCGCCGCCAGCGTGACCTGCTGGGGCACGGGCACACCGCTGCGCGAATTTCTGCACGCCGACGACCTGGGCGAGGCCTGTGTGTTCGCCCTGGAGCACTGGGATCCGTCGGCGAGCGGTGCCCCCTGCGACACCAAGGGCGCGCCACTGGCGTTTCTCAATGTGGGCACGGGGGTGGACCTGAGCATCCGCGAGCTGGCCGAGGCGGTGGCCGCCGCCACCGGCTTCGGGGGAGAGATCCTCTGGGACAGCAGCAAACCAGACGGCACCCCCAAAAAACAGCTGGACGTGAGCCGGCTGGTAGAGCTGGGTTGGCGGGCCCGCATCCCCCTGACCGAGGGACTGCAGCAAGCCGTTGCGGCCTTCCGCCAGGAGCGGGCAAGCGGCGTGATGAGGGCTGCATGA